The Zalophus californianus isolate mZalCal1 chromosome 7, mZalCal1.pri.v2, whole genome shotgun sequence genome includes a region encoding these proteins:
- the RSPH4A gene encoding radial spoke head protein 4 homolog A, which yields MEDLTSPKQEKENQELGEAGRPWEEIAASSQDPESALSEPLESEQWPETGPQPRSSLPQSPLSRSSTPLDDLRGPGASSPPSPPQEASFTPSTLALAGQELAIPWQSDKTAVNVNPKAGTPRSQHLELPTISDKGESTAPQTCQSEGNTFQQSQQTKRLLYGPEDVSDNNSKQKELTFNVFQEEDSNSNYDLDHAESGVSEVAPSLLEIAIQSAKAYLLKTSSKSGLNLYDHLSDMLTKVLDERPENAVDIIESISQDVKMEHFRKKLDTLQNENEMLPIYEIAEKQKALFLNGNLEGADQELEDEIAENSLPNVMESAFYFEQAGVGLGTDETYRIFLALKQLTDTHPIQRCRFWGKILGLEMNYIVAEVEVHEGEDEDDVEDEDVTEERDDGDSEADENDEEELPRTFYKTPQPIPKEESRTGANKYVYFVCNEPGGPWVKLPSVTPAQIVIARKIKKFFTGRLETPVVTYPPFPGNESNYLRAQIARISAGTHVSPLGFYQFGEQEVEEEEEVEGRRESFEENPDFEGIQVTDLVESLSNWVHHVQHILSQGRCNWFNPTQKSEEEEEEEDEEKEEEKGEEPDYMEQEVGPPLLTPISEDLEIQNIPPWTTQLSSNLIPQYALAVLRSNLWPGAYAVSNGKKFENFYIGWGHKYSPDNYTPPALPPVYQEYPSGAEITEMDDPSVEEERAFKAAQEQAAALPVEEMEETEEDEDEEDYDQE from the exons ATGGAAGACTTGACATCCCcgaagcaagaaaaagaaaaccaagaactGGGGGAAGCAGGGCGGCCATGGGAAGAAATAGCAGCTTCTTCCCAAGATCCCGAGTCTGCGTTATCTGAGCCCCTGGAGTCGGAGCAGTGGCCGGAAACTGGACCCCAACCCAGAAGCAGCCTTCCTCAGAGCCCACTGTCTAGATCCAGCACTCCTCTGGATGACCTCCGGGGACCAGGTGCATCATCTCCACCTTCCCCTCCTCAGGAGGCCTCTTTCACTCCTTCAACCCTGGCTCTGGCCGGACAGGAGCTTGCGATCCCGTGGCAGTCAGACAAAACCGCTGTGAATGTGAATCCCAAAGCTGGGACACCTCGCTCCCAGCATTTGGAACTACCCACTATCTCTGATAAAGGAGAATCGACTGCTCCTCAAACATGCCAATCAGAGGGAAACACCTTTCAACAGTCTCAGCAAACCAAACGTCTCCTGTATGGACCAGAAGATGTGAGCGATAACAACTCTAAACAAAAAGAGCTGACATTTAACGTTTTTCAGGAGGAGGACTCAAACAGTAACTATGATCTGGATCATGCTGAGTCTGGGGTCTCTGAAGTGGCCCCCAGCCTGCTTGAGATTGCCATTCAGAGTGCTAAGGCTTACCTACTGAAGACCAGTAGCAAGTCTGGCTTAAAttt ATATGATCATCTTTCTGATATGCTGACCAAGGTCTTAGATGAGCGTCCTGAAAATGCTGTGGACATCATTGAAAGTATCAGCCAAGATGTGAAGATggaacattttaggaaaaaattagaTACACTCCAAAATGAGAATGAGATGCTTCCAATATATGAAATAGCAGAGAAGCAAAAGGCTCTTTTTCTCAATGGAAATTTGGAAGGAGCCGACCAAGAACTGGAAGATGAAATA GCAGAAAACTCTCTCCCAAATGTAATGGagtcagctttttattttgaacaagcTGGAGTTGGTTTGGGCACCGATGAGACTTATCGCATATTTCTTGCCCTCAAGCAGCTTACTGACACCCACCCAATCCAAAGATGCCGCTTCTGGGGCAAGATCTTGGGTCTGGAAATGAATTACATTGTAGCGGAAGTAGAAGTCCATGAGGGAGAAGATGAAGACGACGTAGAAGACGAAGATGTAACGGAAGAGAGGGACGATGGAGACAGCGAAGCTGATGAAAATGACGAAGAGGAATTACCAAGGACATTTTACAAGACCCCACAGCCTATAccaaaagaagaaagtagaaCAGGGGCCAacaaatatgtgtattttgtttgCAACGAACCAGGAGGACCATGGGTGAAGTTACCATCGGTTACGCCTGCACAAATTGTTATTGCAAGAAAGATCAAAAAGTTTTTCACTGGGCGTTTAGAGACTCCCGTTGTAACCTACCCACCGTTCCCAGGAAATGAGAGCAATTACTTACGAGCGCAGATTGCCAGAATTTCAGCAGGGACCCATGTCAGCCCTCTGGGATTCTATCAGTTTGGTGAACAGGAagtagaggaggaggaagaggtagaAGGCAGGCGAGAAAGCTTTGAAGAAAACCCCGATTTTGAAGGCATCCAAGTGACTGATCTCGTGGAATCCCTATCCAACTGGGTTCATCATGTCCAACACATCCTCTCTCAG GGTCGCTGTAATTGGTTCAACCCCACACAAAaaagtgaggaggaggaagaagaggaagacgaagaaaaagaagaagaaaaaggagaagagccTGACTATATGGAACAGGAAGTGGGGCCTCCTCTTTTGACACCAATCTCTGAAGATTTGG AAATCCAGAATATACCACCTTGGACGACACAGCTGTCCTCAAATCTCATTCCTCAATATGCTCTTGCAGTCCTGAGATCCAACCTTTGGCCTGGAGCGTATGCCGTTTCCAACGGCAA AAAGTTTGAAAATTTCTACATAGGCTGGGGTCATAAATATAGTCCAGACAACTATACACCCCCAGCTCTACCACCAGTTTACCAAGAGTACCCCAGTGGAGCGGAAATTACAGAAATGGATGATCCTAGTGTGGAAGAAGAGCGGGCTTTCAAAGCCGCACAGGAGCAAGCAGCTGCTCTTCCAgttgaagaaatggaagaaactgaggaagatgAAGATGAGGAAGATTATGACCAAGAATAG